One window of Myxococcus fulvus genomic DNA carries:
- a CDS encoding PD-(D/E)XK nuclease family protein — MRRPPLHNDFSWSKSRHEKFSECLRSYYFYYYRSWGGWESDAPKDVRELYVLKKLANRFSWAGSVVHESIKDVLLDWRAGRVVDPAVVEARARKLMQDDYRHSRGKAYWTQKYRKQFTGLVEHEYAEALPDEAWKQNWETVRVALAWFFNSRWPLLAKSLKPEQWLEVDAGFDFAHFTLGGLKVFAIPDFAFVDQDGAPVVVDWKTGKSRDGYDEQVLGYALYVSQRYRFPVEKVRASLVYLNEGKEQDVQVDLGAMDSFHRHFETSVAKMRALLKDPVTNTPLDADAFPRSETLSPCMRCVFRRPCGREAEALAEQQARAAQSQQVA, encoded by the coding sequence ATGCGGCGCCCACCCCTCCACAACGACTTCTCCTGGTCCAAGAGCCGCCACGAGAAGTTCTCCGAGTGCCTGCGCTCCTACTACTTCTACTACTACCGCTCCTGGGGCGGCTGGGAGTCGGACGCGCCCAAGGACGTGCGGGAGCTGTACGTGCTCAAGAAGCTGGCCAACCGCTTCAGTTGGGCGGGCAGCGTCGTGCACGAGAGCATCAAGGACGTGCTGCTGGACTGGCGCGCCGGCCGCGTGGTGGACCCCGCCGTGGTGGAGGCTCGCGCACGCAAGCTGATGCAGGACGACTACCGCCACTCGCGCGGCAAGGCCTACTGGACGCAGAAGTACCGCAAGCAGTTCACCGGCCTCGTGGAGCACGAGTACGCCGAGGCGCTCCCCGACGAGGCCTGGAAGCAGAACTGGGAGACGGTGCGCGTGGCGCTCGCGTGGTTCTTCAACTCGCGCTGGCCGCTGCTCGCCAAGAGCCTCAAGCCCGAGCAGTGGCTGGAGGTGGACGCGGGCTTCGACTTCGCCCACTTCACGCTCGGCGGCCTCAAGGTCTTCGCCATCCCCGACTTCGCCTTCGTGGACCAGGACGGCGCGCCCGTCGTCGTGGACTGGAAGACGGGCAAGTCTCGCGACGGCTATGACGAGCAGGTGCTCGGCTACGCGCTGTACGTGTCCCAGCGCTACCGCTTCCCCGTGGAGAAGGTGCGCGCGTCGCTGGTGTACCTCAACGAGGGCAAGGAGCAGGACGTCCAGGTGGACCTGGGCGCCATGGACTCCTTCCACCGGCACTTCGAGACGAGCGTGGCGAAGATGCGCGCGCTCCTGAAGGACCCCGTCACCAACACGCCGCTGGACGCGGACGCGTTCCCTCGCTCGGAGACGCTGTCGCCCTGCATGCGCTGCGTGTTCCGCAGGCCCTGCGGGCGCGAGGCCGAGGCGCTCGCCGAACAGCAGGCGCGAGCGGCGCAGTCTCAGCAGGTGGCCTGA
- a CDS encoding tRNA threonylcarbamoyladenosine dehydratase, whose amino-acid sequence MNPQPPPPAPPQPETPPATAATPNAATGSLARPFKLSRRFDRTGRLLGDNAMERLANARVVVFGLGGVGSYAAEGLVRSGIGHLTLVDHDDVCVTNTNRQLHATVKGVGKSKAELMAQRCREINPEARVEAVREFYREEVAEQMLPAGKYDFVVDAIDNVKAKLHLLHRCVSLGIPVVSSMGAAARLDPTAIRVEDLSETHMDPFAKDIRKLLKRKYGVETERHTGITAVYSIEARRMPVALNYDDATDGFLCVCPQDNEFHTCDHRTQIDGSVSFVTSCFGMNAAGVVVRRLASTR is encoded by the coding sequence ATGAACCCGCAGCCCCCACCGCCCGCCCCTCCTCAGCCCGAGACTCCGCCCGCCACGGCGGCCACGCCGAACGCGGCGACTGGCTCGCTCGCCCGGCCGTTCAAGCTGTCGCGCCGCTTCGACCGCACCGGCCGCCTGCTGGGGGACAACGCCATGGAGCGGCTCGCCAACGCGCGCGTGGTGGTGTTCGGCCTGGGCGGCGTGGGCAGCTACGCGGCCGAGGGCCTGGTGCGCAGCGGCATCGGTCACCTGACGCTGGTGGACCACGACGACGTCTGCGTCACCAACACCAACCGCCAGCTCCACGCGACGGTGAAGGGCGTGGGCAAGTCGAAGGCGGAGCTGATGGCGCAGCGCTGCCGCGAAATCAACCCGGAGGCCCGGGTGGAGGCGGTGCGCGAGTTCTACCGCGAAGAGGTCGCCGAGCAGATGCTGCCCGCCGGCAAGTACGACTTCGTGGTGGACGCCATCGACAACGTGAAGGCGAAGCTGCACCTGCTGCACCGGTGCGTGTCGCTGGGCATCCCCGTGGTCAGCTCGATGGGCGCCGCCGCGCGGTTGGATCCGACGGCCATCCGCGTGGAGGACCTGTCCGAGACGCACATGGACCCGTTCGCCAAGGACATCCGCAAGCTGCTCAAGCGCAAGTACGGCGTGGAGACCGAGCGGCACACCGGCATCACCGCCGTGTACTCCATCGAGGCGCGCCGCATGCCGGTGGCCCTCAACTACGACGACGCGACGGACGGGTTCCTGTGTGTCTGCCCGCAGGACAACGAGTTCCACACGTGCGACCACCGCACGCAAATCGATGGCAGCGTGTCCTTCGTCACCTCGTGCTTCGGGATGAACGCCGCCGGCGTCGTGGTGCGAAGGCTCGCCTCCACGCGCTGA
- a CDS encoding TatD family hydrolase codes for MIDTHCHLDATRFDEDRTLVLERAWAAGLQGILVPGVGTHDWEPLLELSRAEPRLQVGLGIHPQLLPDMTPEEDDAALELLDALLSKGGAIAVGECGLDGPSLPGAPLERQVSVLRRHLALARKHQLPVLMHCHRLHPALIEMFKQEELPEAGVLMHSYSGGVELARFYLQKGCHFSFAGPVTWAEARKPLDALRAIPLDRLMAETDAPDQAPTPHRGGRSEPAYLPHILEGMARVRGEPLDEVAQRTTENARRLFREGFPPASR; via the coding sequence ATGATCGACACCCACTGCCATCTCGATGCGACGCGATTCGATGAGGACAGGACGCTCGTGCTGGAGCGCGCCTGGGCCGCGGGGCTGCAAGGCATCCTCGTCCCCGGCGTCGGCACCCACGACTGGGAGCCCCTGCTGGAGCTGTCACGCGCGGAGCCGCGCCTCCAGGTGGGTCTGGGCATCCACCCCCAGCTGTTGCCAGACATGACGCCCGAGGAGGACGACGCGGCGCTGGAGCTGCTCGACGCGCTGCTGTCCAAGGGCGGCGCCATCGCCGTGGGCGAGTGTGGACTCGATGGTCCATCCCTGCCCGGCGCGCCGCTCGAGCGGCAGGTGTCCGTGCTGCGGCGGCACCTGGCGCTCGCGCGCAAGCACCAGCTGCCGGTGTTGATGCACTGCCACCGGCTCCACCCGGCCCTCATCGAGATGTTCAAGCAGGAGGAGCTGCCCGAGGCGGGCGTGCTCATGCACAGCTACAGCGGCGGCGTGGAGCTGGCGCGCTTCTACCTCCAGAAGGGCTGCCACTTCTCCTTCGCCGGGCCGGTGACGTGGGCCGAGGCGCGAAAGCCCCTGGACGCGCTGCGCGCCATCCCCCTGGACCGGCTGATGGCGGAGACGGACGCGCCGGACCAGGCGCCCACCCCTCACCGGGGCGGCCGCTCCGAGCCGGCCTACCTGCCCCACATCCTGGAGGGGATGGCCCGCGTGCGGGGAGAGCCCCTGGACGAGGTCGCCCAGCGGACGACCGAGAATGCCCGGCGCCTGTTCCGGGAAGGTTTTCCCCCCGCTTCGCGGTAG
- a CDS encoding TolB family protein: MDKRIVGALCCALWVLSTGCGDECVDQFDCRSDKGQPAEGQEWVCTGDNECEQRPIQTPTPEPDAGGGDDDAGVPDAGVPDAGVPDAGTGDDAGTPDGGGQGTGAKGDACTGSGDCGPGLRCEGAPLTCQAMHVAVTGRDDAGVSAALVMRYDTPGMTSLSAAGTDSRYPRWGPGGTHLSFAQGAVDTATEKSAGDLTVREVPLVEGQGVVVADGGTGNTEAFRSMEWEPGTAIAWVRQNGSQRSGISAVTPGGTGGVVQATTTGAFPDWSRDGTTFVYNVNGEGLFTAAGGGAAPTPLANAGTTAEQAHYNRVNDQLLFLANPNNELVTFEGDTTPTPLVRLYNINVTGGGAPQLVADVSTEASTDGTVDSFIASPIWAPDGTWAAYVRAYYFRPTTGGAVLCGGAVSPCQDRSGNVIFLRAINPQDGSATGTEVRLVDDGTLPSFSPDGRFVAFIKAGQLHVQRIDPATGAQEGAAIIHPKAGFTLQTGDSDDHRPRWQPR; this comes from the coding sequence ATGGACAAGCGAATCGTCGGCGCGCTGTGCTGCGCGCTGTGGGTTCTGTCGACGGGGTGTGGTGACGAATGTGTGGACCAGTTCGATTGTCGCAGTGACAAGGGGCAGCCCGCCGAGGGGCAGGAGTGGGTCTGCACCGGCGACAACGAGTGCGAGCAGCGCCCCATCCAGACGCCGACCCCCGAGCCGGACGCCGGTGGTGGAGACGACGACGCGGGTGTCCCCGACGCGGGAGTGCCGGACGCGGGTGTCCCCGACGCGGGCACGGGTGACGACGCGGGCACGCCCGACGGTGGTGGCCAGGGCACCGGCGCGAAGGGGGATGCCTGCACGGGGTCCGGGGACTGCGGTCCGGGCCTTCGCTGCGAGGGCGCTCCGCTCACGTGTCAGGCGATGCATGTCGCGGTGACGGGCCGGGACGATGCCGGAGTCTCCGCGGCGCTGGTGATGCGCTACGACACGCCGGGCATGACGTCGCTGAGCGCGGCGGGCACCGACAGCCGCTATCCGCGCTGGGGTCCGGGCGGTACGCACCTCTCGTTCGCGCAGGGCGCGGTGGACACCGCGACGGAGAAGAGCGCCGGTGACCTCACCGTGCGCGAGGTCCCCCTCGTCGAGGGCCAGGGCGTGGTCGTCGCCGACGGCGGCACGGGCAACACGGAGGCCTTCCGCTCGATGGAGTGGGAGCCGGGCACCGCCATCGCGTGGGTGCGGCAGAACGGCAGCCAGCGCTCCGGCATCTCGGCGGTGACGCCGGGCGGCACCGGGGGCGTGGTGCAGGCGACGACGACGGGCGCGTTCCCGGACTGGTCGCGTGACGGGACGACGTTCGTCTACAACGTGAACGGCGAGGGCCTGTTCACCGCGGCCGGAGGGGGCGCCGCGCCGACGCCGCTGGCCAACGCCGGGACGACGGCGGAGCAGGCGCACTACAACCGCGTGAATGACCAGCTGCTGTTCCTGGCCAACCCGAACAACGAGCTGGTGACCTTCGAGGGGGACACCACGCCCACGCCGCTGGTCCGGCTCTACAACATCAACGTGACGGGCGGCGGCGCGCCCCAGCTCGTCGCGGACGTGTCCACCGAGGCGTCCACCGACGGCACCGTGGACTCGTTCATCGCGAGCCCCATCTGGGCGCCGGATGGCACCTGGGCCGCGTACGTGCGCGCGTACTACTTCCGGCCCACGACGGGCGGCGCGGTGCTGTGCGGCGGAGCGGTGTCGCCGTGCCAGGACCGCTCGGGCAACGTCATCTTCCTGCGCGCCATCAACCCGCAGGACGGCTCCGCCACGGGTACCGAGGTGCGGCTGGTGGATGACGGCACGCTGCCGTCGTTCTCGCCGGATGGCCGCTTCGTCGCGTTCATCAAGGCGGGGCAACTGCATGTGCAGCGCATCGATCCGGCGACGGGCGCGCAGGAGGGCGCGGCCATCATCCACCCGAAGGCGGGCTTCACGCTGCAGACGGGCGACAGCGACGACCACCGTCCTCGCTGGCAGCCTCGCTGA
- a CDS encoding zinc ribbon domain-containing protein, whose product MPQTLCPSCGHSPIPRGASACPACGEPFDHLQSYKKVGRTRLDRLGDAVDDEATVFGGDLVTSAVSAHPGPVAAVLGAGAAAWFLRAGGVLGSLQDPSWTYGLVALDLVLALVLVLNRGPVKGIAQTGLTVQLVATAWLARGAPTAPVHVAYFALGLVALFLVVGEPGPARRYTGLGLGLATALASAVLLAMPGTGASLGGGGVRQLLVGSELGYRLELPVGWERLTREQLATHLPLPAATLHGSGVGFGDMARGRYGFLWVERSTGVKLEAGCQGLLSAVGTGEEARTASPAALGSRSKLYTLSTSAGARGTLGCGLLPDGRLVGLAVVAAGSGDAQPGDTGGQESFAAVGEGLALQ is encoded by the coding sequence ATGCCTCAGACCCTCTGCCCGAGCTGCGGTCACAGCCCCATTCCCCGGGGCGCCTCGGCCTGTCCCGCCTGTGGTGAGCCCTTCGACCATCTGCAGTCCTACAAGAAGGTCGGCCGCACGCGGCTGGACCGCTTGGGGGACGCGGTGGATGACGAGGCCACCGTCTTCGGCGGCGACCTGGTGACGAGCGCCGTCTCCGCGCATCCGGGCCCGGTGGCGGCGGTGTTGGGGGCGGGCGCGGCCGCGTGGTTCCTGCGGGCCGGTGGGGTGCTGGGCTCGCTGCAGGACCCGTCGTGGACGTACGGGCTGGTGGCGTTGGACCTGGTGCTCGCGCTGGTGCTGGTGCTCAACCGGGGGCCGGTGAAGGGCATCGCCCAGACGGGCTTGACGGTGCAGTTGGTCGCCACGGCGTGGCTCGCGCGCGGAGCGCCGACGGCGCCCGTGCACGTGGCCTACTTCGCGCTGGGCCTGGTGGCGTTGTTCCTGGTGGTGGGGGAGCCCGGTCCCGCGCGGCGTTACACGGGCCTGGGGTTGGGGCTCGCCACGGCGCTGGCCTCGGCCGTGCTCCTGGCGATGCCGGGCACGGGGGCGTCCCTGGGAGGCGGGGGCGTGCGGCAGCTCTTGGTGGGCAGTGAGCTGGGGTATCGGCTGGAGCTGCCGGTGGGGTGGGAGCGGCTGACGCGTGAGCAGCTCGCCACGCACCTGCCGCTGCCCGCGGCGACGCTGCACGGCAGCGGCGTGGGCTTCGGCGACATGGCGCGCGGGCGCTACGGCTTCCTCTGGGTGGAGCGCTCCACAGGCGTGAAGCTGGAGGCCGGCTGCCAGGGGCTGTTGAGCGCGGTGGGCACCGGTGAGGAGGCGCGCACGGCGTCGCCCGCGGCGCTGGGGTCGCGCTCGAAGCTGTACACGCTGAGCACGTCGGCGGGCGCGAGGGGCACGCTGGGCTGCGGGCTGTTGCCGGATGGTCGACTGGTGGGGCTCGCGGTGGTGGCCGCCGGGTCGGGTGACGCACAGCCGGGCGACACGGGAGGGCAGGAGTCCTTCGCCGCGGTGGGCGAGGGGCTCGCGTTGCAGTAA
- a CDS encoding Maf family protein: MRPLILASTSSARRSLMDGLALPYRAVSPGVDETVAAHLSAREAVRELAARKARAVHARHPDAWVLGADQLVEVAGQTLTKPADRDAARGQLQKLLGHTHDIHTGVCLVGPGGSIDEAVETARLTFHDVTPDELERYLDLNEWEGCCGSYRVEGAGQALLARLDGDRANVQGLPMVTVVRLLRQAGFTFFERGQP, translated from the coding sequence ATGAGACCCTTGATTCTGGCATCCACCTCCAGTGCCCGCCGCTCGCTGATGGATGGGCTCGCCCTGCCCTATCGCGCCGTGAGTCCGGGCGTCGACGAGACGGTGGCCGCCCACCTTTCGGCCCGTGAGGCCGTCCGCGAGCTGGCGGCTCGCAAGGCTCGCGCCGTGCACGCACGACATCCCGACGCGTGGGTGCTCGGCGCGGACCAACTGGTCGAGGTGGCCGGACAGACGCTCACCAAGCCCGCAGACCGCGACGCGGCGAGAGGCCAGCTCCAGAAGCTCCTGGGCCACACCCATGACATCCACACCGGCGTGTGCCTGGTGGGCCCGGGCGGGTCCATCGACGAGGCCGTGGAGACCGCGCGCCTGACGTTCCACGACGTCACACCGGACGAACTGGAGCGCTACCTGGACCTGAACGAGTGGGAGGGCTGCTGCGGCAGCTACCGCGTGGAGGGCGCGGGACAGGCGCTGCTGGCGCGGCTCGACGGCGACCGCGCGAACGTGCAGGGCCTGCCCATGGTGACCGTGGTGCGACTGCTGCGACAGGCCGGCTTCACCTTCTTCGAGCGCGGCCAGCCGTAG
- a CDS encoding metallopeptidase family protein, with amino-acid sequence MSRRGLLALCLLLTACKRNASAPETGDAGSPEVSAVKPTSANGTHSDEPGDTARPVQPLAVCQARGGSPLDAARGYYDSGRFEEALSCAAQAAALEPDLASAHAERGVALAALGRESDAQLAFARALAIDPGDADALLGAAHLYAVQMTSTRERDELGTLYAERGLSQPGTPPELIPHLALVSAMAFNDLGQAEEALARAAIVLAREPGSREALYERALALFELCRFSDAKRAFQGLVDDAERAAHAHQHLGLLLEREGKWKQAQTHFDKARTLAPDDFPTPPLPTEDTFRVDVARAVSELPADMRNDLEGVPVTAEELPAEVDLLANQPPLSPTILGLFRGPPLGAPCDGAESPCRSVVLYRRNLARAVRTPAELREQIRVTLLHEIGHLRGEDDEELAARGLE; translated from the coding sequence ATGTCGCGGCGCGGTCTGCTCGCCCTCTGCCTCCTCCTCACCGCCTGCAAGCGGAACGCCTCGGCCCCGGAGACGGGAGACGCCGGATCGCCCGAGGTGTCGGCTGTGAAGCCCACCTCTGCCAACGGCACGCACTCCGACGAGCCCGGTGACACCGCGCGCCCCGTGCAGCCGCTCGCGGTCTGCCAGGCCCGGGGCGGCTCTCCACTGGACGCGGCGCGCGGCTACTACGACTCGGGGCGCTTCGAGGAGGCGCTGTCCTGCGCGGCGCAGGCGGCGGCGCTGGAGCCGGACCTGGCCTCGGCCCACGCCGAGCGCGGTGTCGCACTGGCCGCCTTGGGGCGCGAGTCGGACGCGCAGCTCGCCTTCGCCCGGGCGCTCGCCATCGACCCCGGGGACGCGGACGCGCTGCTCGGCGCGGCCCACCTGTACGCGGTGCAGATGACCTCCACGCGCGAACGCGACGAGCTGGGCACGCTCTACGCCGAGCGCGGCCTGTCCCAGCCCGGCACGCCCCCGGAGCTCATCCCGCACCTGGCGCTGGTGTCGGCCATGGCCTTCAACGACCTGGGTCAGGCGGAGGAGGCCCTCGCCCGGGCCGCCATCGTCCTGGCTCGCGAGCCGGGCAGCCGCGAGGCGCTCTACGAGCGAGCCCTGGCCCTCTTCGAGCTGTGCCGCTTCTCCGATGCGAAGCGCGCCTTCCAGGGCCTGGTCGACGACGCGGAGCGCGCCGCGCACGCGCACCAGCACCTGGGGCTGTTGCTGGAGCGGGAAGGAAAGTGGAAGCAGGCGCAGACGCACTTCGACAAGGCGCGCACGCTTGCTCCTGACGACTTCCCGACGCCGCCCCTGCCCACCGAGGACACCTTCCGCGTGGACGTGGCCCGCGCCGTCTCCGAGCTGCCTGCTGACATGCGCAATGACCTGGAGGGCGTCCCCGTCACCGCGGAGGAGTTGCCCGCCGAGGTGGACCTGCTCGCCAACCAGCCGCCCCTGTCGCCGACCATCCTGGGGCTGTTCCGGGGGCCGCCCCTGGGCGCGCCGTGCGACGGGGCGGAGTCGCCGTGCCGCTCGGTGGTGCTGTACCGGCGCAACCTGGCACGGGCCGTGCGCACGCCGGCGGAGCTGCGCGAACAGATTCGCGTGACATTGCTCCACGAAATCGGGCATCTGCGCGGCGAGGACGATGAAGAACTGGCCGCGCGCGGCCTGGAGTGA
- a CDS encoding class I SAM-dependent rRNA methyltransferase, giving the protein MAIPPTLPVARTSPKGAKSLRAGNPWLYRTELAAPPDVTGPGAVVMVVDSQGNPIGQALYARRSPLALRLLTRTPPRELQVNDAFFRKRLEAALARRSSLSKRDGLRLVHGEADQLPGLFVDRYGKGLTLQTLSEGMDARKESLAKMLVELTGATHVVCRDDASGRDFEGLPRETRFLHGQGESRFTYHEGDNRFDVDLLGDMKTGSFLDQVDNHLRAGELARGEALDLFSYHGGFALSLARNCTSVIAVEQDEKAAARIGDNARANNRTNVTVEHANAFDVLKRFDSQSRRFDFIVLDPPGLAKRREGLETALRAYHELNLRALRCLKPDGVLVTCSCSGKLDRAGFEEMLLGAAADAKRPVQILERRGAGLDHPVLAGLPETEYLKALYVRAL; this is encoded by the coding sequence ATGGCCATCCCCCCGACGCTTCCCGTTGCACGTACGAGCCCCAAGGGCGCGAAGTCCCTGCGCGCGGGCAACCCCTGGCTGTACCGCACCGAACTCGCCGCGCCCCCCGACGTGACGGGCCCCGGCGCGGTGGTGATGGTGGTGGACTCCCAGGGCAATCCCATCGGCCAGGCCCTCTACGCGCGGCGCTCCCCGCTGGCGCTGCGCCTCCTGACGCGCACGCCCCCGCGCGAGCTGCAGGTGAACGACGCCTTCTTCCGCAAGCGCCTGGAGGCCGCGCTCGCGCGCAGGTCCTCCCTGTCCAAGCGTGACGGCCTGCGCCTGGTGCACGGCGAGGCGGACCAGCTTCCCGGCCTCTTCGTGGACCGCTACGGCAAGGGCCTCACCCTCCAGACGCTCTCCGAGGGCATGGACGCGCGCAAGGAGTCCCTGGCGAAGATGCTGGTGGAACTCACCGGCGCCACCCACGTGGTGTGCCGCGACGACGCCTCCGGCCGCGACTTCGAGGGCCTGCCGCGCGAGACGCGCTTCCTGCACGGCCAGGGCGAGTCGCGCTTCACGTACCACGAGGGCGACAACCGCTTCGACGTGGACCTGCTGGGCGACATGAAGACGGGCTCGTTCCTGGACCAGGTGGACAACCACCTGCGCGCCGGAGAGCTGGCGCGCGGCGAGGCGCTGGACCTCTTCAGCTACCACGGCGGCTTCGCGCTCTCCCTGGCCCGCAACTGCACGTCGGTCATCGCGGTGGAGCAGGACGAGAAGGCCGCCGCGCGCATCGGTGACAACGCCCGCGCCAACAACCGGACGAACGTCACCGTGGAGCACGCGAACGCCTTCGACGTGCTCAAGCGCTTCGACTCGCAGAGCCGCCGCTTCGACTTCATCGTCCTGGACCCGCCCGGGCTCGCCAAGCGCCGCGAGGGCCTGGAGACCGCGCTGCGCGCGTACCACGAGCTGAACCTGCGCGCGCTGCGCTGCCTGAAGCCGGACGGCGTGCTCGTCACCTGCTCGTGCTCGGGCAAGCTGGACCGCGCGGGCTTCGAGGAGATGCTGCTGGGCGCCGCCGCGGACGCGAAGCGCCCGGTGCAGATCCTGGAGCGCCGGGGCGCGGGCCTGGACCACCCCGTGCTCGCGGGCCTGCCGGAGACGGAGTACCTCAAGGCGCTCTACGTCCGGGCGCTCTGA